From Anopheles maculipalpis chromosome X, idAnoMacuDA_375_x, whole genome shotgun sequence:
CGGGATGATCAGTGATGAGAATAACTGTTGCTCACTCCCTACTGGGATTAAATTCTTTTGACAACTCTTTTGAGAGTCACTACAACATGCCAGACGGCGGTCCCAAACTCAAAACTAAAGTGCTCTAAACTGGATTATCTCACTCTTACACGGTACGCACAACACTGCTTCCTCTTTCTTCAGATACGCGACAACGTCTACTGCATACTGGCGGTGTGGGGACTGTCCATGGCGTACAAGAAGATAGCGGACCAGGACGAGGACCGCGCGAAAGCGTACGAGCTGGAGCAGTGCTGCGTGAAGCTAATGCGTGGCCTGCTGATGGCCATGATGAACCAGAAGGAAAAGGTCGAACGGTTCAAAACGTCGCAAAACCCGCTCGATTCGCTGCACGCGAAATATTCCAGCCGCAATGGACAAATCGTTGTGGGTGACAGCGAATGGGGTCATCTGCAGATTGATGCCATTTCACTGTACCTGCTGATACTGGCGCAGATGACAGCGTCCGGATTGCAGATTGTCTTTTCACTTGACGAAGTTGCGTTCATTCAGAATCTGGTGTTTTACATCGAGTCGGCCTATTGCATACCGGACTACGGTATCTGGGAGCGGGGTGACAAATCGAACCATGGTCAGCCGGAGCTAAACGCTAGCTCGATCGGTATGGCAAAGGCGGCACTGGAAGCGATGAACGAGCTGGATCTGTTCGGTGCACGTGGTGGGTCCGGTTCCGTCATACACGTGCTCGCGGACGAAGCGCACAAATGTCAGGCGGTACTGCAATCGATGCTGCCCCGTGAATCGAACAGTAAGGAGTTGGATGCGGGACTGCTGTCCGTCGTAGGCTTTCCGGCGTTTGCGTGTGACGATCCGCAGCTGATCGAAACTACGCAGGACGCGATCATAACGCGTCTGCAGGGTCGGTACGGCTGCAAACGATTTCTGCGCGATGGTTACAAAACGCCCAAGGAGGATAACACGCGCCTGTACTACGAGCGGTGGGAGTTGCGGATGTTCGAGAAGATTGAGTGCGAGTGGCCACTGTTCTTTTGCTATCTGATACTGAACAAAGCGTTCCAGAGCGATAAGCAGGCTGTGGCAGAGTACTCGCAAAAGTTGGAAGACATTCTCGTCAAGACGGAGGAAGGCATGAAGCTGATACCGGAGCTGTACGCGGTGCCGGAGGAGGCGGTCGCGGCCGAATATCAAATCCCGGGCAGCCAGCAGCGTGTCGTCGTCGGACGATGTCCATTTCTGTGGGGACAATCGCTGTACATACTGGGCAAGCTGCTGCAGGAGGTAAGTAATGGTTGCGATTTGCCATATTATGGTCGTCAAATCTGCTCGTAAGTcaggaattttgcttcaatactgcttcaattttcttccatcttTCCAATAATCTATTAAATTTGTCCCGGTTTCCTTGAGAGTTAAAAATAGTAGATTAAGGAACAAAAATGTATGACTTTCAGCCAAAATTTGATGCCGTACGGACAAACATTGATGAGTGCTCTAAAAAAATTCCTGACTTAGAGGCAATATTTAGTGGCAACGACCGCATAAAGCCACGAATGACTAATGTGTTGCTTCGTACCATTGTTCAGGGTTTTCTGGCCGTCGGTGAGCTGGATCCACTAAATCGGCGACTCGGTGCACAGAAGAAACCGGACGTGGTGGTGCAGGTCGTTATACTGGCGGAGGATAACGATATACGGGATAAGCTGGCCGAGCACGGTATACAGGTGCAGACGATCGCGGATGTCGCTCCGATCGAGGTACAGCCGGCCCGTGTACTTAGCCATCTGTACACGTACCTGGGGCGCAACAAAAAGCTCGGCCTGTCCGGTCGTAAGTCGCGCGACGTTGGTATACTCAGCACGAGCAAGCTATACTCGCTGAAGGATCGCATCTTTGCGTTTACACCACAGGTATGTGTTGCGGGATGTCCAATACAGGGttgtccttcttttttttttttattaaactccTTTAGGATCTTACCATGTATGGATTTAGGATCATATAGGATTTAGGCCCGATGGTGGTGATGCGAaaacggcgccgatcttcatacGACAGTATCGGTGTTCAAGTCGCATTCgagaccgttcccccgtagtaaggagtaagccatctgatggccggcgtgagaAGGGTCATTgagccgagaagaagaagaagcagaaggatCTTTAAGGAGAATGATCAAAATGGGTACAACGGACACGTatacaaatacacacagaACACTTATACGACGTCGAAGCAAGGCCACATAAAACTGATTGATGTTGTTGAACGAAGCAGAACATGGTCCTGCCATGTAGTATTGTCCGAGAAGAGGAGAAACTTTTGCACATACCAGCACCAACCATACATGCTACACAtggctctctttctctatctatctatctcaCCATCTCTCGGTCTTAGCTTGCGTGAGGTCAACTGTATATTCCTGTGCCGTAGCCCTATTTTGCACTCCGGCCCCACACACATCCAATTATTGCCGCGAAtggtgtgtgtgggtgtgtttttgtttatcttatttttttctcatcctATTCCTATCCGCATCCAAACTCAACAGTTCTCCGATGTAAACCGATTCTATATCGCTTCCGACAACGAGCTCATGATCGATCTGCTAAAGGGTGAGATTAACTTCCTGAAGTCAGCATGGCAGAATCTACTCGGCCGTCCGTTACTTACGCTGGTGCTGAAAACTGTACATCTAGGTCGGTCAAACTCTttactccctctctctttctctctcactgtcTCTTTATCTTTCTTTGTTTCTCTTGTCCTTCCGGttcctttcttgttttttttcctttttctgtttcttacCAACACGATATTCACACACCTTTCCGGTAGTGCACAGAAATCCCGCTCACATAATTggcgtgctttttttctttcttttacttcCCATTATCCTACAGTCGATACACCAACAGAGCACGCCATACTGTAAATAGTAGTTAGTGTTTTCCCCTTAATTATCCTTTCTCCGTAgtagtaggttttgttttaagttttgcACAAGTTTTTACAGTGTTTCCTACCTGGTAGTATCTTTCCCTGGTTCGTGTTTGCAGTGACGGTTGCTGATATGCATTTATCGActaaaaacaccaaaacccGTTCCTTTCCAGCATACTGCGTGAGGTTTTGGGTTATTAACTTGTTTGCCTTAGTTTGTTTGGATACTGATTGAGTGAATTTGACCAATGCCCAACGCACGATCGCACAGTTGTACATTTTATACGAATATGTATAGCTTTATATGTGTGATGTAGGCAAGCTTCTTTCTTATCCGCAAGAAGGATTCGCTGTACGGTTATAAGAGGTTTACATATCGACCACAGTCCCTAGCCCTTAACCTTATCTACGTTGACAATATTTGTTCTGCTCATCGGACATTTGCAGTTTGCGTCGGTTTCATTGGCCTATATCAATCGTCAAAATTGTTCACATTTCCGCACAATTACACACGAACACGTACACCTATATGTATACACCGATGCAATGTTTTATGGGTTAAATTTCTCTCCGGGGAGGAAATCATGctaattctttaaaaaaaaaaaaagacgtccCGTAAAACCCTGCATTGGATCACTAATTGGATGTAACATTTCCCGTGTAGGATATATCGGATGAACTACTTTGCGCCAGAGCGAGTGAACACAAAAACGGTGGCTGCTGGTCCGCACCCTCCATCTTTGTAGCGAACCAGCCTGGCCGCATGGTGCAAATTTCGATACTTCATGTTTGCAAAATTCGCTCAccacaaacaaataattggcaatctttccatttctttctcttttttctctgcatcttttctcttctttcttttgcccATGCTGCCCACCCCACCTCCTGGTTATAATTCGTTTCGTTACAATACACCAAACCATATTTATATATatgaaaaaattcaaatcccatataCCACGGGTGGCCATGTTTACACTTTTTGCGACCGATGTTTGCCAATGGATAACGGATGACGACGGTatcggtcggtggtggatcaATGGCCGGGAACGTCCACACTGCTGCCTACctgcacacacaacaccaccaccactcatCATGTCGTGCGACACCATTAAAAAACATCCTTTTCCCACCACTGTTTCTATCAACCCCCCCGTAACCTTCCCCCCCATATCCACCGAATCGCGTCTAATGGCTTAATGCTGGTATGTTTCGTTGGATGGGGCGAAATGTGGCTATGGTCACTAGATATTCGATCATGACGAGTACTATACATCGCGCGATCCCGCCCTGCTGGCAAGCAATTTCACCGACATACTAGCCTTCCTTAGCTATAGCTGGCGCCATCTGCTCGGTCGGCCCACGATCACACTGATGGCAACCCATTGGCTCTTAGGTAACTATACATCACAAACAAGTCTTACAACGACTCACCGACCGCCGCCGACATCCGTACACAAACTGTCCCATTGTTTTCCATGCACATGCATCAACCCCCTTCCGcaattcattcatccattcatccgcAAACGGTATCCGCTATCAGTTCGTGGTGTAAATTCATTTCTCTGGTCTGGCTTTTGTccatcaatttaaaaaaaaagaaacattaaacCAGAACACTATCATGACACTTGAACACCTTAAAGAGAGATATGATATTAAGGGTCGGTTGAACCTCCTGTATGGAGTGTTTTAGTAGCGCTCATCCGTCTCTAGCTTGAAAGCTCGTTTATACACTTCATACCATCCTTGGAGCTGACAGGTTTGGACACACTATTTACCCTCTCCACTATGCACACTCGCACACGGCTCGCAGGAATTGTACGGTGGCAATGTCACTAAGTATACCCCACCACCCTTTTATCGGCTTTTGATGTGATGTTCGTTTTGATGTTGGGTTGTCGCTGTTCTATACCTTCGGTTTACAGTTCTGTTCGAATCATAAGTATCTATCGTTTCATTTCGTACTGACTGTGTCGCCATTACTTAACTGGAaccttaactttttttttcctgcaggaTAAGGTTTTATTAAGTATGTTGTAGTTGctcgcgtgcgtgtgtgtgtgtgtgtttttgtgagaACTCCTGAGTGATGATACGCATGTTACTGAGAAgaagttagtttttttgtttttggatccATTACCCTGAACTAATATAATCTGTGAGTTTTTTGTCTAACGCGTAGCTCAGGAACCCCTCATATCGACCAATATCGTCTAGAATGACACTGTCCAATCTAATGcgtgtttttgtatgtataACGTTTTGGTCCCAACACCTGTGTAACGATGGTCCTATGTAGTAATAGTGCAGCAGAGTGTAGCAAACTCAATCGATACCCATAAACAAGTATTTTAGTATGGAAACACTACTTCGTGTAACACTCGGTAATGCcgcagcaaaagaaacaaaaacgtcACCTAACAAAATTCCCTCACATTCCCCACTCTACTGCATGCCTCTCAGAGTAACACACCCTCTTGCTATCCATGCGTCCTTCctaagagaaaacaaaaattttgcaACTAAACCATGGTTCCCAAACCTAAATAGTGTGCCATCTTCAGAGAGTACCATCCGGCAAATaagttctatttttatttttattttttaattggcTAACCTGTCATCTTGTTTCCCCCGATTTTGTGGTGATTCCTTGGGGCGCTCGCTTGTATCGTCGGCCTAGATAACAACAAAGTCCCACTGGCAATGATCCAGACGATGAAGAAGCTAAAATCTGGCTACATCAGCGGTACCCGTGTGATACTCGGCAATTTGGGTGACTTTATCAATACGTCGGCAATTACGGACCTCAGCTTTCTCGGCAGCCAGGAGGATGGTTATCCGGATAGTAAGCTTCAACTGACCGAGGTGATCAAAACTccgattaatttttttttcttcccccttGTAGAGCTGAATCCTGCCGTACAAGCATACCTCGATGAGCATCTGTTACGCTCATTCAGCCACCGGGCCTCGACCACCTCGATCCGTTCGTCCGGACTTCGGCCGAAAAATTTGCGTCGCCGCATGTCCGTGAAGGGTGCAATCAAGAAGACGCGTTCTATCAACGTAGACTGTACGTAGTCGAAACGGTGGTCAAACGTACTTACCATAAATGCTTACCTAACCTTAACCACCTGCCTTCATTCTACCAGCGGAAACACTCGGCATGGAGGGTAATGTGACGGAGCGTCGCCTGTCGCACGTTACACCGCAATGGTTGGAACCGAATCAAACCACCGTCGGTGTGACGACAACCAGTGCCACCGGTGGTACTGCTGCCACTGGTGGTTCGCCAACATCGCGCGATCCGTCACCGAACACCCAAGGGCAGCCCCGCTACGGTGAGCGCGTATCGCTCGACGACGACAACAAAAAGCTGCACATTCAAACGTCTGCAACTGCGGCCAGTAAGCATAAGGCGCAGCGCTTAAGAACTCGTGCAGaattacgtgtgtgtgtgtttttctttttataattattttgcaGTGCCAAAGATACATATTCAGCCGCTACCGAGACATCGGCCCACGACGGAGACGAACTTTGAAAATACCGAGGTGGAGGAGCTGATTGCTATGCTCCGGGAGACGGAGAATCTCGAAGAGCAGGGTGACATATTACAGCATCTTGTCGATACGCAGGGACTTGATTTTAACACCGGTACGTGTTGCGCAACTAGTGCCTGTTGGGGGTTTCTTCTCTGTGTGTTGATGTTGGCTGTATGTAAGCGTAGTTTGTTGCATCGATTAACACTGCACACTGTTCGAGGTTGTAGATTGCGTTTCTGAGGACTCATGCCGGAAATGTAGCACGTGCAAACTAATATGCAGTGTTTTTTCAgattattaaaacaaatttcaacacgtTTGAATGAATGCGAAGTTCAACATATACAACAATGTACTAGTGGTGAGAGCTCCCCGGTGTGGATTAACGAATCATCCACACCGACTTCGCCGTGTAAAAGTACCGGAGTAGACTGCGGAAAATATTCCAAGATCTACGACATCAACTCTGGAGTAACTCCGGAGTAATATGCGACAACAGCTCTGGACTCAAGCTAAGAAGCATTACTGCGGAGCAAACTCCGGAATGTCTCGGTGTCGAATTAATCCGACTGTACAATGTACGGCTTCTTATTGTGTATTTAGAACCACGCATTCCTTCAAGCATGTAAACCCCTTGAGCTATGGGCCAGAAAACACTAACTACAACTAAACGTTAAAAGCTGAACAACTCTTTTGAGGGTACGCTGGCATTCTTTCAATGTTGTCCAGTCCAAAGCAGTTACAAAAAGCTCCTGCTTTATAGCTCTAAAAAGTATTAGGAAAGGGGTAAACCATTCTTCCAGTATCTGTCTGTTTTTGATTCGTCTTTCTATTGCTTACACCAGCAACGCATGCTAATCTCAACCAGGGGCCTTAACAATGGGTTGTAGATTGTTGAATTCACACTACGGTGACGCTTTACTCATTTActctatttatatttctttccCCCAATTTGTCCgggcattcgtttttttttttgcattgttgtgtgcgtacgtgtgtcCTGTGTTGTTACGTTGTACCTCGTCATACGTGTGTTTGCCCGTGCACTTTGTCGCAATATCTTTTTGCCTTGTTTGCCTGCCTGATTGACTGCCTGCCAATGCCGCCATTTGTGGTACGCCGCGTCGTACACGCTTCGCTACACGACCCTCTTTTGGtggctgatgttgctgctgtcgctCTACGCGCTGTCGCTTGGCCCTTAATTGCCCTGCTTGCCTGCTCGCTGTACCACCGCACCAATCGGGTAATCGCGGACAGAGTTAACTGCTGGTGTTAATGAAGATTCCCCTTCCCAAGGCATGCTGGAGGAGGGCAGGGTTGTGACGGTGCGCGGTCTGCTGAAGGGTCTGTACGAGAAAGCTTGCCAGCAGAAGATGTGGGGCCTGGTCCGTCACACTGCCGGCATGCTCGGCAAGCGCGTCGAGGATCTGGCAAAGGCCGTTACCGATCTACTGGTGCGCCAGAAACAGGTATGTTGGGGATGGCCGGGGAGTATGTAAATTTTGGTGCTGGAAGtgaggaattttttttttgtgctttaccCAACCACAAAAGTGGAGAAAAATGTGGGTATGAAAATTATGCCTTTAAAGTTGCCCCTCTCAGTCGAATGCAATGGGCTTCTGTCTAAAATTCCAAACCTAGAGCCAAAATTTAGCGGCAATGACTGTACATATAGACCTGATATAGTGACTGatccgaagcttttttcttgcctacacacacacacacacaggtgaCTGTCGGTATGCCACCGAACAGTGAGCACACGATAACGGCACCATTGCCCGAGATTGAGCTACGGTCGGTGATTCACGAAGCGTACGGCGATGATGAAAGTACCGCCATGTTGTCCCAGGAGCTGCTTGTCTATCTTGCTATGTTTATCCGTACCGAGCCGCAACTTTTCCACGAAATGCTGCGACTCCGCGTCGGTCTCATCATCCAGGTGATGGCGAAGGAGCTGTCCCGCACGCTAAACTGTGACGGCGAGCAAGCGTCCGAACATCTGCTCAATCTGTCCCCGTTCGAGATGAAGAATCTGCTGCACCACATCCTGAGCGGCAAAGAGTTTGCGATTAACAGCGTCGCGCGCGGCAACATCTCCATCGTTAGCTGCAAATCGAGCCGCGTCAGCAAGAAGAGCCAGATCGGTATCGGCGAGCCGGACACTGCGGAAGGCTCGCTGATCGATGATCGGCAGGGACAATGGTTGCGGCGCCGGCGGCTCGACGGTGCCCTCAATCGTGTTCCGCGCGATTTCTATCCGCGCGTCTGGACTGTACTGGAACGGTGCAGCGGGCTAGCGATCGAAGGTCGCGTACTGCCCCAAAGTCTCACACAAGAGATGACACCGAACGAGCTGAAGTTTGCGCTCGAGGTAGAGACGGCCCTCAACACGATCCCGCAGCCCGAGTACCGGCAGCTGGTGGTGGAAGCGCTGATGGTGCTGACGCTCGTCACCGAACACAACATACTGGCGTCGATCGGTACGATCATCTACGTGGAGCATCTGGTGCACCGGGCGAACCAGCTGTTTCTCGAGGATCAGCGCAAAAGCCACGGCGATGCGATGCTGTGCTGTGCGAAAAATAAGGACATACGCGAAACGACCACAGCCGGGCTGCTACTGTGCGGTGGAGCCGCCTATATCTGTCAGCATCTGTACGACAGTGCACCGAGCGGTAGCTACGGCACGATGACCTACATGGCCCGGGCAGTCGCGTCGGTGCTCGAACTTCCGAAGCACGGCGATATGGACTGCACCATCTCCTAGAAAGGTTCCGCGCAGTGCTTAATTATTTTGCAAGGGGAGAGGCACGATATATTTACTCTCGTTAGCCAGTTTGCACGCAACTGTAGCAGTGTTTTACTTAAATCGCATCGAACCAGAAAGATGGTCCAGATTTGCTGGAGCGATcctatagaaaaaaaaaaatttatcaacAGTTTTACTTACACTTatacttttttacttttcaccCTTTCTGTTCAGCTCTCttaatctgtgtgtgtgtgtgtttttttttttaaagcttttactCGTTCTCTCGCACATGCACGATTAATGGTTAGCTGTTGTTGCTAATGCTAGGGTTTAGGAACTTGTTGTAGCTCAAATGAGCAACGAGCAACGTGTACTGTTGACATCAAGCTGTTTGTTGTAACGAGCTTTGTTTTCCGATGACGACGCGTTAGAGTTTTAGAATGTAAGAAATGTAAGCAATAGATGCCCTCATCCTCGCTCTCATTATCTTTGTCGCTCTCTTTCTATACGTTACATGTTAAGAAATCAATACTGGTGGGTATTCAAATTATAACTATGGACGAAATTACAGGAAGCTAACTATTCCCTGCTCGCTGACCAGAAAAGAATGCGGGATGGAAAGAAATTGAGATCCATTTATGGCGTAATCGCTGAAACAGAGGCCTCTAATGCGGCTAATCACaaactatattttaaaaatggtttcgaAAAGACAAGCACTGCTTCGCTCTCGAAGGCGATTAAGTTGAGTTAACAGATTGAatttggccaaaaaaaaaaacattttatcgtgGGTTAGAACTAAGACTTACCTACCCCACCTGTTACTGTAGCGGATGATCCATTTAATCTACGGTTGCTTAGATCCTACACATTCTTCAAAGGCTTGATAATGTCTTGTCTAATTCACTCAGAGTAACACTGAGCGCTTGCCTCGTCAGTGTTAGGCATGTCTTATAAGTGTATACCTCAGTATCTGTATTGCTGTCAAGGCTGGAACTTTTACCTAACATGTGTGaagttttcaaacaatttcatcAACCATCAATTGATATGTGATTTGTGTTCCCTTCTAGCACAAAGGGGTAGGTAGTACATATGTACTTATAGATTACGGTCACAAGGCATTTTGCTTCCTAACACCAGACAGCCTCGAAAGATGTAGGCTCTACGATTTCTGGATATTCTTACCATGAAATTAACCGTAGTTAGGCGGTAATTGTTGCACTCTATTTTGTCTCCTTTCTTGCGTTAGGGCTAGCAAGATTCTAACAATCGACTGCTGGAGATCCAGATTCTCTTCCCCATTCGATTTCAGAAGGGCAGAACAGTACCACGGAGCGACGGAGTGTGAATGCGAAAGCGaaggataaaataaatgaaaaacactTAAAAGATTTTACTAGAACTAAATTACATTAGGTTTACGTTTATTATAACTCTggatgggtttgtgtgtgtgtgttttacattAAGTTCCAATTTTCGCGCATATGagttcattattattatttgattgatttttccgcctagcaaaaacaaagtttAATAGTGTacaagttgtttgtttgttggtgtgtgtgtgtgtgtgtgtgtgaataaaaaaattaatgacaTTTTGAAGCCCGTTCCTTTCACCAATCTCTACCCATCCAACGAGTCATTGGACGATTTTTCGGTCGACATATGGTACATTTAATCTACTGTCATTTTACTACTGTCTCAACTCGATTCATCCGTCGAATCAATCACGATTACATCCACCACTTTTTTCGGGGCCGGCAGGGCTTGTTGGATCGGTTTACCTTCTGAGAAGCGAGTTAGTACGTCTAAATTCATCGCTGGTGCAACTCGACGCACGCATCTTATCAGATTCGCCGTCGCTATTTCTATTGCGGAAAAGTTTTTACCGACGCCCTGTAACAGCTCAATGACCATGTCTACCACTTTTTTGGACATAATACAATCGTGCCTCTTTACGTCTACAAACGGCAGCACTGCTCCCGTCATACACTCCACGTAGTTGACCATAGCGTGCTTCGCCCAGGCCGTTGTATTGTATGGTTTGAGTCTACGCACTAGACTGCTAGGTGGCACCGACATCAAACGCCAAGTAAACCATGGGACGCTGGCCAGTGGTGTTATTTCTTCGCGCGTGCACCCTACTAAGATTTTCAGCAGATGGAAGGAGTTTACTTCGGCACTAATTTCGTCGTCCGGTGGTGTGAAAATTTTCGCCAAGTACGTTTGCGTTAGATACGGTGCATCGCGAAGTGGGTGGTCTTCTTCCATACGGTTCAGAAAGTAGTGAGCGGTGTAGGTATCCGCAACAGTTTCGAGATTGAACGGTAAGATTTGCGAATCTAGTaggcgaaaaaagaaataaaaaaaacataagatcagctcgtgtgtgtgtgtgtgtgtgccacatAAGGTAATTAACTTCGTACCTGTCGTTAGAGGTGATTTCATCAGCTGATCGACTGTCGGCACCAGTAGTGTGATTGTTTTCCACACTATCTTCAATCGGAACCGGTTTTCGAATTCATCGAGTGTCAACTCATCCTCTGGATACTTGTAGCGAAAACGATTGGAAATGCACGACAATATTTTTACCATATCCCGTAATACTC
This genomic window contains:
- the LOC126567303 gene encoding probable phosphorylase b kinase regulatory subunit alpha isoform X3, with translation MRSRSNSGVRLDYYQRIVHRLIMRHQQPVTGLFPASPQTQHAWIRDNVYCILAVWGLSMAYKKIADQDEDRAKAYELEQCCVKLMRGLLMAMMNQKEKVERFKTSQNPLDSLHAKYSSRNGQIVVGDSEWGHLQIDAISLYLLILAQMTASGLQIVFSLDEVAFIQNLVFYIESAYCIPDYGIWERGDKSNHGQPELNASSIGMAKAALEAMNELDLFGARGGSGSVIHVLADEAHKCQAVLQSMLPRESNSKELDAGLLSVVGFPAFACDDPQLIETTQDAIITRLQGRYGCKRFLRDGYKTPKEDNTRLYYERWELRMFEKIECEWPLFFCYLILNKAFQSDKQAVAEYSQKLEDILVKTEEGMKLIPELYAVPEEAVAAEYQIPGSQQRVVVGRCPFLWGQSLYILGKLLQEGFLAVGELDPLNRRLGAQKKPDVVVQVVILAEDNDIRDKLAEHGIQVQTIADVAPIEVQPARVLSHLYTYLGRNKKLGLSGRKSRDVGILSTSKLYSLKDRIFAFTPQFSDVNRFYIASDNELMIDLLKGEINFLKSAWQNLLGRPLLTLVLKTVHLDNNKVPLAMIQTMKKLKSGYISGTRVILGNLGDFINTSAITDLSFLGSQEDGYPDKLNPAVQAYLDEHLLRSFSHRASTTSIRSSGLRPKNLRRRMSVKGAIKKTRSINVDSETLGMEGNVTERRLSHVTPQWLEPNQTTVGVTTTSATGGTAATGGSPTSRDPSPNTQGQPRYGERVSLDDDNKKLHIQTSATAAMPKIHIQPLPRHRPTTETNFENTEVEELIAMLRETENLEEQGDILQHLVDTQGLDFNTGMLEEGRVVTVRGLLKGLYEKACQQKMWGLVRHTAGMLGKRVEDLAKAVTDLLVRQKQVTVGMPPNSEHTITAPLPEIELRSVIHEAYGDDESTAMLSQELLVYLAMFIRTEPQLFHEMLRLRVGLIIQVMAKELSRTLNCDGEQASEHLLNLSPFEMKNLLHHILSGKEFAINSVARGNISIVSCKSSRVSKKSQIGIGEPDTAEGSLIDDRQGQWLRRRRLDGALNRVPRDFYPRVWTVLERCSGLAIEGRVLPQSLTQEMTPNELKFALEVETALNTIPQPEYRQLVVEALMVLTLVTEHNILASIGTIIYVEHLVHRANQLFLEDQRKSHGDAMLCCAKNKDIRETTTAGLLLCGGAAYICQHLYDSAPSGSYGTMTYMARAVASVLELPKHGDMDCTIS